A genomic window from Synechococcus sp. CBW1107 includes:
- a CDS encoding exopolysaccharide biosynthesis polyprenyl glycosylphosphotransferase, which produces MRHRRWLALAAGLDALGVCLLAAWIDRERNGFLDNQLGLLAMLVVIYLSLGWLFGSFTLLKARRLRWSQLVLRLAITSAATTATGALVGWLLRTSPEVTLLHRGSLMPLFTLAALWSGGVRLLLRQLAHSTRQDQWDIVSLPGEREAIRAEWERIGAIQAPSIHVLGQEIVQLMQGTEGNEACGLALSQGVLKQSDGLDSCARALAEGRPVTSLALAAEQELQRIPPHWVEDQWLLFSDRSEQRGGGFERQLKRYADVMVSLLLLLLSSPVLAITAALIRLGDGGPVLYRQKRTGLRGKSFEVIKLRTMVPDAEGQGEAIWSGPNDGRITPVGLWLRRTRLDELPQLINVLRGEMSLIGPRPERPELETDLEQCIPNYRLRHWIRPGLSGWAQVNMPYTSTVEDAELKLSYDLFYLRNCSVWLDLLILVKTIKIVLKAAGR; this is translated from the coding sequence TTGCGCCACCGCCGCTGGCTGGCCCTGGCCGCGGGCCTGGATGCCCTCGGGGTCTGCCTGCTGGCGGCCTGGATCGACCGGGAACGGAATGGCTTCCTGGACAACCAGCTGGGCCTGCTGGCGATGCTGGTCGTCATCTATCTCAGCCTCGGCTGGCTGTTCGGGTCGTTCACACTCCTCAAGGCGAGGCGACTGCGCTGGAGCCAGCTGGTGTTACGCCTGGCCATCACCAGTGCGGCCACCACGGCCACCGGTGCCCTTGTGGGCTGGCTGCTGCGCACGTCACCGGAAGTGACACTGCTGCACCGCGGCAGCCTGATGCCGCTCTTCACCCTGGCGGCGCTCTGGAGCGGTGGCGTGCGCCTGCTGCTGCGCCAGCTGGCCCACTCCACCAGACAGGACCAGTGGGACATCGTCAGTCTTCCCGGCGAGCGGGAGGCGATCAGGGCTGAATGGGAGCGCATCGGGGCCATTCAGGCCCCCTCCATCCATGTGCTGGGTCAGGAGATCGTCCAGCTGATGCAGGGGACCGAGGGCAACGAGGCCTGCGGCCTTGCCCTCAGTCAGGGGGTGCTCAAGCAATCCGATGGACTCGACTCCTGCGCCAGGGCTCTGGCGGAGGGCCGGCCCGTCACCTCCCTGGCTCTGGCGGCGGAACAGGAGCTGCAGCGCATCCCGCCCCACTGGGTGGAGGATCAATGGCTGCTGTTCTCCGATCGCAGCGAGCAGCGCGGTGGTGGCTTCGAGCGTCAGCTCAAACGCTATGCCGATGTGATGGTGAGTCTGCTGCTGCTGCTGCTGTCGTCTCCGGTGCTGGCCATCACCGCCGCGTTGATCCGCCTGGGCGATGGCGGACCGGTGCTCTACCGGCAGAAGCGCACGGGCCTGAGGGGCAAGTCCTTCGAGGTGATCAAACTGCGGACGATGGTCCCCGATGCGGAGGGACAGGGGGAGGCGATCTGGTCGGGTCCGAACGACGGACGGATCACACCGGTGGGCCTCTGGCTGCGGCGCACCCGCCTCGACGAGCTGCCGCAGCTGATCAATGTGCTGCGGGGTGAGATGAGCCTGATCGGTCCACGCCCGGAGCGACCCGAGCTGGAGACGGACCTGGAACAGTGCATTCCCAACTACCGCCTGCGTCACTGGATCCGGCCGGGCCTGAGCGGCTGGGCCCAGGTGAACATGCCGTACACCTCCACGGTTGAGGACGCTGAACTGAAACTCAGTTACGACCTCTTCTATCTGCGCAACTGCAGCGTCTGGCTGGATCTGCTCATCCTGGTCAAGACGATCAAGATCGTGCTCAAGGCCGCCGGCCGCTGA
- a CDS encoding DUF561 domain-containing protein, producing the protein MSRLTSLPSSLQAALLSRRLLKVIAGLSNFEAASVERISRAAGAGGADLLDVACDPDLVRLAAAASGLPVCVSAVDPDLFPAAVAAGAAMVEIGNFDSFYPDGRIFTADEVLGLTRRTRELLPEVVLSVTVPHGLPLDQQQQLSCDLVAAGADLIQTEGGTSARPFSPGTLGLIEKAAPTLAAAHAISRAVQSPVLCASGLSAVTLPLAIAAGAHGVGVGSAVNRLEDELAMVAVVRSLREALTPAPVAVVVH; encoded by the coding sequence CCTGCCCTCCTCCCTGCAAGCGGCGCTGCTCTCCCGGCGGCTGTTGAAGGTGATCGCCGGCCTGAGCAATTTCGAGGCGGCCAGCGTGGAGCGGATCAGTCGGGCCGCCGGTGCCGGTGGAGCCGACCTGCTCGATGTGGCCTGCGATCCCGACCTGGTGCGCCTGGCTGCAGCGGCCTCGGGCCTGCCGGTCTGCGTCTCGGCCGTTGATCCGGACCTGTTCCCCGCGGCCGTGGCCGCTGGTGCCGCGATGGTGGAGATCGGCAATTTCGATTCGTTCTACCCCGATGGGCGGATCTTCACTGCCGACGAGGTGCTCGGCCTCACGCGGCGCACCCGGGAGCTGCTGCCGGAGGTGGTCCTGTCGGTCACGGTCCCCCATGGACTTCCCCTCGATCAGCAGCAGCAGCTGTCCTGCGATCTGGTCGCCGCCGGCGCCGATCTGATCCAGACCGAAGGTGGCACCAGCGCCCGGCCCTTCAGCCCTGGAACCCTCGGCCTGATCGAGAAGGCCGCGCCCACCCTGGCGGCGGCCCATGCCATCAGCCGGGCGGTGCAGAGTCCCGTGCTCTGCGCCTCAGGGCTCTCCGCCGTCACGCTGCCCCTGGCCATCGCTGCCGGCGCCCACGGGGTGGGTGTCGGTTCAGCCGTCAACCGGCTTGAGGATGAACTCGCCATGGTGGCGGTGGTGCGCAGTCTGCGGGAGGCCCTGACCCCAGCGCCTGTGGCCGTGGTGGTCCACTGA
- the mutS gene encoding DNA mismatch repair protein MutS, whose amino-acid sequence MATPPEEQLSLVAALGLEADPTPSSPARTASPDGPTGESDDDLMAEAAARPRRRQGKGTEVPAGSPEPAGPPDPAEPGDPADTLPPWHHHGLVDPEALPPVLRHYVELKAAHPERVLLYRLGDFYECFFEDAIRVSRLLELTLTGKEGGKRIGRVPMAGIPHHAAERYCGELVRRGLAVALCDQLESTPAPGALLRRGITRVLTPGTVLEEGMLAARRNNWLAAVVLEQGQWGLAVADVSTGEFQLMQRQGSDQLHQDLLRLEPAELLWPTAESGEPAWAPESIHRTPLPLTPFTMPEARRTLMERFELASLEGLGLGEAPLALRAAGGLVRYLDDTQPVTDETAVAIADRIPLDRPTLQQRGDQLVLDAQTRRNLEITQTQRDGQFQGSLLWALDRTMTAMGARALRRWLDAPLMELEAIERRQDGIGVLVQQRPLRLALRRLLRPMGDLERLAGRAGAGSASARDLVALADGLERLPRLAALLEPATAAVFGPLQKTDPELAELAALVRHTLVDTPPLSLSEGGLIHDGVDGRLDGLRNRLDDQDRWLAAQEQEERRRSGIPTLRLQFHRSFGYFLSVSRARAGHVPEHWIRRQTLANEERFVTPELKAREGRILQLRARAAQREYELFSQLRQQVGELAGPIRQAARRVAGLDALASLAEVAACHAYCRPQLEHSRCLQVEAGRHPVVEQLLVEESFSANDLHLGEEGRPDLVVLTGPNASGKSCYLRQNGLLQLMAQIGSWIPARSARLGLADRIFTRVGAVDDLASGQSTFMVEMAETANILHHATDRSLVLLDEIGRGTATFDGLSIAWAVAEHLAAGLRARAVFATHYHELNELASLLPGVANYQVLVEETGDRLLFLHQVRPGGASRSYGIEAARLAGVPPQVVQRARQVLGRIEANSHVAVGLQAAA is encoded by the coding sequence GTGGCCACGCCGCCGGAAGAACAGCTCTCGCTGGTGGCTGCCCTTGGCCTGGAAGCCGACCCCACCCCGAGCAGTCCCGCCAGGACAGCCTCCCCGGATGGCCCCACCGGCGAGAGTGATGATGACCTGATGGCGGAGGCGGCCGCCCGCCCCCGGCGGCGCCAGGGCAAGGGGACCGAAGTCCCCGCAGGGAGTCCCGAGCCTGCCGGCCCCCCGGATCCGGCCGAGCCCGGAGATCCCGCCGACACCCTGCCCCCCTGGCACCACCACGGCCTGGTGGATCCCGAGGCCCTGCCACCGGTCCTGCGCCACTACGTGGAGCTGAAGGCGGCTCACCCCGAGCGGGTGCTGCTGTACCGCCTCGGCGACTTCTACGAGTGCTTCTTCGAGGACGCCATCCGGGTGTCGCGGCTGCTGGAGCTCACCCTCACGGGAAAGGAGGGGGGCAAACGGATCGGGCGGGTGCCGATGGCCGGCATCCCCCACCACGCCGCCGAGCGCTACTGCGGCGAACTGGTGCGCCGTGGCCTGGCCGTGGCCCTCTGCGACCAGCTGGAGAGCACACCGGCCCCGGGCGCTCTGCTCAGGCGGGGGATCACCCGCGTTCTCACCCCCGGCACCGTGCTGGAGGAAGGGATGCTGGCGGCACGCCGCAACAACTGGCTGGCGGCTGTGGTGCTGGAGCAGGGGCAGTGGGGGCTGGCTGTGGCGGATGTGAGCACCGGCGAATTCCAGCTGATGCAGCGCCAGGGCAGCGATCAGCTGCACCAGGACCTGCTGCGGCTGGAGCCGGCCGAGCTTCTCTGGCCCACTGCGGAGTCCGGCGAGCCGGCCTGGGCGCCGGAGTCGATCCACCGCACTCCGCTGCCGCTCACTCCCTTCACCATGCCGGAGGCACGCCGCACCCTGATGGAGCGCTTCGAGCTGGCCAGCCTCGAGGGCCTGGGCCTGGGCGAGGCGCCCCTGGCCCTGAGAGCCGCCGGCGGCCTCGTGCGCTATCTCGATGACACCCAGCCGGTCACCGACGAGACAGCGGTCGCCATCGCCGACCGCATCCCTCTGGATCGGCCCACCCTCCAGCAGCGCGGCGATCAGCTGGTGCTTGATGCCCAGACCCGCCGCAACCTGGAAATCACCCAGACCCAGCGGGATGGACAGTTTCAGGGGTCGCTGCTCTGGGCCCTGGATCGCACCATGACCGCCATGGGGGCCAGGGCACTGCGACGCTGGCTGGACGCCCCCCTGATGGAGCTGGAGGCGATCGAGCGGCGCCAGGACGGCATCGGTGTGCTGGTGCAGCAACGGCCCCTGCGCCTGGCCCTGCGCCGGCTGCTGCGGCCCATGGGTGATCTCGAGCGCCTGGCAGGACGGGCCGGGGCCGGCAGCGCCTCCGCCCGCGATCTGGTGGCCCTCGCCGATGGACTGGAACGCCTGCCCCGCCTCGCCGCCCTGCTGGAGCCAGCGACCGCGGCCGTGTTCGGCCCCCTGCAGAAGACCGATCCGGAGCTGGCAGAGCTGGCGGCCCTGGTGCGCCACACCCTGGTGGACACGCCACCGCTCAGCCTCAGTGAGGGCGGCCTGATCCACGACGGCGTCGACGGCCGCCTGGATGGACTGCGCAACCGGCTCGACGATCAGGACCGGTGGCTGGCGGCGCAGGAGCAGGAGGAGCGCCGTCGCAGCGGCATTCCCACTCTGCGGCTGCAGTTCCACCGCAGCTTCGGCTACTTCCTTTCTGTGAGCCGGGCGCGTGCCGGGCACGTGCCCGAACACTGGATCCGCCGTCAGACCCTGGCCAACGAGGAGCGCTTCGTCACCCCCGAGCTCAAGGCGCGCGAAGGCCGCATCCTGCAACTCCGGGCCCGGGCGGCCCAACGGGAATACGAGCTGTTCAGCCAGCTGCGACAGCAGGTGGGGGAGCTGGCCGGACCGATCCGTCAGGCCGCCCGGCGCGTGGCGGGCCTCGATGCCCTGGCGTCGCTGGCGGAGGTGGCCGCCTGCCATGCCTACTGCCGGCCGCAACTGGAGCACAGCCGCTGCCTTCAGGTGGAGGCGGGACGGCACCCGGTGGTGGAGCAACTCCTGGTGGAGGAGTCGTTCAGCGCCAACGATCTGCACCTGGGTGAGGAGGGGCGCCCCGACCTGGTGGTGCTCACCGGGCCGAACGCCAGCGGCAAGAGCTGCTACCTGCGCCAGAACGGATTGCTGCAGCTGATGGCGCAGATCGGCAGCTGGATTCCAGCCCGATCAGCCCGCCTCGGCCTGGCCGATCGCATCTTCACCCGGGTGGGGGCCGTCGATGACCTGGCCAGCGGCCAGTCCACCTTCATGGTGGAGATGGCCGAGACCGCCAACATCCTTCACCACGCCACCGACCGCTCCCTGGTGCTTCTCGATGAGATCGGCCGCGGCACCGCCACCTTCGATGGCCTCTCGATCGCCTGGGCCGTGGCGGAGCACCTGGCGGCGGGGCTGCGGGCACGGGCGGTGTTCGCCACCCATTACCACGAGCTCAACGAACTGGCCTCGCTGCTGCCGGGTGTCGCCAACTACCAGGTGCTGGTGGAGGAAACTGGCGACCGCCTCCTCTTTCTGCACCAGGTGCGTCCGGGCGGCGCCAGCCGGAGCTACGGCATCGAGGCGGCCCGCCTGGCGGGCGTGCCGCCCCAGGTGGTGCAGCGGGCCCGCCAGGTGCTGGGGCGGATCGAGGCCAACAGTCATGTGGCCGTGGGTCTCCAGGCCGCAGCCTGA
- a CDS encoding phage holin family protein has translation MGPFIWLLQWPIRAVVLLIVGVLPLGVEFSGFGTALLSAVVIGLLGTLLIWPLKLVLALPWAITSLGGLVTPITAVYNWVITIVLFALAAWLIQGFRLKNGLISAALGAIVYSVLSTLILGWLGLDVSFTRAAAALSAAVGVA, from the coding sequence ATGGGCCCGTTCATCTGGCTCCTGCAATGGCCCATCCGGGCAGTTGTTCTGTTGATCGTGGGCGTTTTGCCCCTCGGGGTTGAGTTCAGCGGTTTCGGCACCGCCCTGCTCTCCGCTGTGGTGATCGGCCTGCTGGGAACACTGCTGATCTGGCCGTTGAAGCTGGTGCTGGCCCTGCCCTGGGCCATCACCAGCCTGGGTGGTCTGGTGACGCCGATCACCGCGGTCTACAACTGGGTGATCACGATCGTCCTGTTTGCCCTGGCGGCCTGGCTGATCCAGGGCTTCCGCCTCAAGAACGGTCTGATCAGCGCGGCCCTCGGCGCCATTGTCTACAGCGTGCTCAGCACCCTGATCCTCGGCTGGCTCGGTCTTGATGTCAGCTTCACCCGGGCGGCAGCCGCCCTCTCCGCAGCCGTCGGCGTGGCCTGA
- a CDS encoding DUF6165 family protein, translating to MGELIDKLTILAIKRERIQEPERACLVRAELDQLQAVARQLGLGADHGVVAELGRRLEGVNRELWDVEEAIRAQERAGCFDATFIALARSVYRLNDERAALKRRISEWSGSALVEVKSYG from the coding sequence GTGGGGGAGCTGATCGACAAGCTCACCATCCTGGCAATCAAGCGCGAGCGCATTCAGGAGCCTGAGCGTGCCTGCCTCGTCAGAGCCGAGCTCGATCAGCTGCAGGCGGTGGCCCGGCAGCTGGGCCTCGGAGCGGACCATGGGGTCGTGGCGGAGCTGGGCCGGCGGCTCGAGGGGGTGAACAGGGAGCTCTGGGATGTGGAGGAGGCGATCCGTGCCCAGGAGCGGGCCGGATGCTTCGATGCCACTTTCATTGCCCTGGCGCGTTCGGTGTATCGCCTCAACGATGAGAGGGCCGCGCTCAAGCGCCGCATCAGTGAGTGGAGCGGCTCGGCCCTGGTGGAGGTGAAGTCCTACGGCTGA
- the psbZ gene encoding photosystem II reaction center protein PsbZ, whose translation MQILNTLTVLALVVMSFALVVAVPVLYASPDESGRSNRLILLGGAAWVALVLLNWGMSYFVA comes from the coding sequence ATGCAGATCCTCAACACCCTCACCGTTCTGGCCCTGGTGGTGATGTCGTTTGCCCTTGTGGTGGCGGTGCCGGTGCTCTACGCCAGTCCCGACGAGAGCGGCCGCTCCAACCGCCTGATCCTGCTCGGTGGTGCCGCCTGGGTTGCCCTGGTGCTGCTCAACTGGGGCATGAGCTACTTCGTGGCCTGA
- the uvrB gene encoding excinuclease ABC subunit UvrB: MARFELQAPYEPKGDQPTAIEALVDGVDAGERYQTLLGATGTGKTFTIANVIARTGRPALVLAHNKTLAAQLCNELREFFPHNAVEYFISYYDYYQPEAYVPVSDTYIAKTASINEEIDMLRHSATRSLFERQDVIVVASISCIYGLGIPSEYLKAAVRFQVGEAINLRGSLRELVNNQYSRNDIEVGRGRFRVKGDVLEIGPAYEDRLVRIELFGDEVEAIRYVDPTTGEILQSLETINIYPAKHFVTPKDRLESAIAAIRDELHQRLEVLHGQGRLLEAQRLEQRTTYDLEMLQQVGYCNGVENYARHLAGRPAGTPPECLIDYFPDDWLLVVDESHVTCSQLHAMYNGDQARKQVLVEHGFRLPSAADNRPLKAEEFWSKARQTIFVSATPGTWEMEQSQGHVAQQVIRPTGVLDPVVEVRPTEGQVDDLLGEIRLRAGRDERTLITTLTKRMAEDLTDYLAENGVRVRYLHSEIHSIERIEIIQDLRNGEFDALVGVNLLREGLDLPEVSLVAILDADKEGFLRAERSLIQTIGRAARHVDGMALLYADNLTDSMARAISETERRRAIQRTYNETHGITPSAAGKRAGNAILSFLEVSRRAQDEAPTAEAEPASFAMVPLDALPELILELEDKMKAAAKNLEFEEAANLRDRIKKLRQKLVGRT, translated from the coding sequence ATGGCGCGCTTCGAGCTCCAGGCTCCCTATGAGCCCAAGGGCGATCAACCCACGGCCATCGAAGCCCTTGTGGACGGTGTCGATGCGGGTGAGCGCTACCAGACCCTGCTGGGGGCCACGGGCACCGGCAAGACCTTCACCATCGCCAATGTGATCGCCCGCACCGGCCGTCCGGCCCTTGTGCTGGCCCATAACAAAACCCTCGCTGCCCAGCTCTGCAATGAATTGCGGGAGTTCTTCCCGCACAACGCCGTCGAATATTTCATCTCCTACTACGACTACTACCAGCCGGAGGCCTACGTTCCGGTTTCGGATACCTATATCGCCAAAACGGCATCGATCAACGAAGAGATCGACATGTTGCGGCACTCAGCCACCCGCTCGTTGTTCGAGCGTCAGGATGTGATCGTGGTGGCCTCGATCAGCTGCATCTACGGCCTCGGTATTCCCTCGGAATACCTGAAGGCCGCAGTGCGTTTTCAGGTGGGTGAGGCCATCAACCTGCGCGGCTCCCTGCGCGAGCTGGTCAACAACCAGTATTCCCGCAACGACATCGAAGTTGGGCGAGGTCGCTTCCGGGTCAAGGGAGATGTGCTCGAGATCGGACCCGCCTACGAAGACCGCCTGGTGCGCATCGAGCTCTTCGGCGATGAGGTGGAGGCGATTCGCTACGTCGATCCCACCACAGGTGAAATCCTGCAGAGCCTGGAAACTATCAATATCTATCCCGCCAAGCACTTCGTCACTCCCAAGGACCGGCTCGAATCGGCGATCGCCGCCATCCGCGACGAACTGCATCAGCGCCTGGAGGTGCTCCATGGCCAGGGACGCCTGCTGGAAGCTCAGCGGCTGGAGCAGCGCACCACCTACGACCTCGAGATGCTGCAGCAGGTGGGCTACTGCAACGGCGTCGAGAATTACGCCCGCCACCTGGCTGGTCGCCCGGCCGGCACTCCACCCGAATGCCTGATCGACTATTTCCCCGACGATTGGTTGCTGGTGGTGGATGAGAGCCATGTCACCTGCTCCCAGCTCCATGCCATGTACAACGGGGACCAGGCCCGCAAGCAGGTTCTGGTGGAGCATGGTTTCCGCCTGCCCAGCGCCGCTGACAACCGCCCACTCAAGGCGGAGGAGTTCTGGTCGAAGGCCCGCCAGACGATCTTCGTGTCGGCCACCCCGGGAACCTGGGAGATGGAGCAGAGCCAGGGTCATGTGGCCCAGCAGGTGATCCGCCCCACAGGTGTGCTCGATCCGGTGGTTGAGGTCCGCCCCACCGAGGGGCAGGTGGATGATCTCCTCGGTGAAATCAGGCTGCGGGCCGGGCGGGATGAGCGCACGCTGATCACCACTCTGACCAAGCGGATGGCCGAGGACCTCACGGATTATCTGGCAGAAAATGGTGTGCGCGTGCGCTATCTGCACTCGGAGATCCATTCGATCGAGCGGATCGAGATCATCCAGGATCTTCGCAACGGTGAATTCGATGCTCTGGTGGGGGTGAATCTGCTGCGCGAAGGGCTGGATCTTCCCGAGGTGTCCCTGGTGGCGATTCTTGATGCGGACAAGGAGGGATTTCTGAGGGCTGAGCGCTCCCTGATCCAGACCATCGGCCGGGCGGCCCGCCATGTGGACGGGATGGCTCTGCTCTATGCCGACAACCTCACCGACTCGATGGCCCGCGCCATCTCCGAGACCGAGCGGCGCCGGGCGATTCAGCGGACCTACAACGAGACCCACGGCATCACCCCCAGCGCTGCCGGCAAACGAGCCGGCAATGCCATTCTCAGTTTTCTGGAGGTGTCCAGGCGCGCTCAGGATGAGGCGCCGACAGCCGAAGCTGAGCCGGCATCCTTCGCGATGGTGCCCCTCGATGCCCTGCCGGAGCTGATTCTGGAGCTGGAGGACAAGATGAAGGCCGCTGCCAAGAACCTGGAATTCGAGGAGGCCGCCAATCTTCGCGATCGCATCAAGAAGCTGCGCCAGAAACTCGTCGGCCGCACCTGA
- the holA gene encoding DNA polymerase III subunit delta, protein MPIHLYWGDDEAARTRAVDELISREVDPAWHSINLTRLDGSDNAQAAQALSEARTPPFGSGARLVLVQRSPFTSPCSAELAGQLDACLDLIPESCHLVLVSSGKPDARLRTTKALRERALEKSFQLPSSWDGAGQVELVARTARELGVKLAAGAAEALAETIGSDSARLSSELEKLALYSGEAPVQVAAVAALVGGHSTTSLAVGDALLEGNAGAAIALVDDLLQAGEPPLRLVASLTSQVRGWLWVSLLETRGEQDVAVIAKAAGIGNPKRIYVMRRQIRGRPPSRLLTLLAQVLEVEAALKRGAEAGEAFRDGLLLATAR, encoded by the coding sequence ATGCCCATCCATCTCTACTGGGGTGACGACGAAGCCGCCAGGACCCGGGCGGTCGATGAGCTGATCAGCAGGGAGGTGGATCCGGCCTGGCACAGCATCAACCTCACCCGTCTCGATGGATCCGACAACGCCCAGGCCGCCCAGGCCCTGAGCGAAGCGCGGACCCCGCCCTTCGGCAGCGGCGCCCGGCTGGTCCTGGTGCAGCGCAGTCCCTTCACCAGCCCCTGTTCCGCCGAGCTGGCAGGCCAGCTGGATGCCTGTCTGGATCTGATCCCCGAGAGCTGTCACCTGGTGCTGGTGAGCAGCGGCAAACCCGATGCCCGCCTGCGGACCACCAAGGCGCTGCGCGAGCGGGCCCTGGAGAAGAGCTTTCAGCTGCCCTCCTCCTGGGATGGGGCCGGCCAGGTGGAGCTGGTGGCGCGCACCGCCCGCGAGCTGGGGGTGAAGCTGGCGGCGGGGGCGGCGGAGGCCCTGGCCGAGACGATCGGCAGCGACAGCGCCCGGCTGAGCAGCGAGCTGGAGAAGCTGGCTCTCTACAGCGGCGAGGCCCCGGTTCAGGTGGCGGCTGTGGCGGCCCTAGTGGGCGGCCACAGCACCACCAGCCTGGCGGTGGGAGATGCCCTGCTGGAGGGGAACGCCGGCGCGGCGATTGCCCTGGTCGATGATCTGCTGCAGGCGGGGGAGCCTCCGCTGCGGCTGGTGGCCTCGCTCACCAGCCAGGTCAGAGGCTGGCTGTGGGTCAGTTTGCTGGAGACCCGCGGCGAGCAGGACGTGGCCGTGATTGCCAAGGCCGCCGGCATCGGCAACCCCAAGCGGATCTACGTCATGCGCCGGCAGATCCGCGGGCGGCCCCCCTCCAGGCTGCTGACCCTGCTGGCCCAGGTGCTGGAGGTGGAGGCCGCCCTCAAACGGGGTGCCGAGGCCGGTGAAGCCTTCCGCGATGGGCTGCTGCTGGCCACAGCCCGATAA
- a CDS encoding aspartate kinase, whose protein sequence is MALLVQKFGGTSVGSVERIQAVAQRIAASREQGHDLVIVVSAMGHTTDELTSLARALCSDPPQREMDMLLATGEQVSIALLAMALHSIGVPAVSMTGPQVGIVTESAHGRARILEVRTERLRKRLEDGQVVVVAGFQGTSSGSAGTPEITTLGRGGSDTSAVALAAALGADACEIYTDVPGVLTTDPRQVSEARLMEEVSCNEMLELASLGAAVLHPRAVEIARNYGVPLVVRSSWSDAPGTRLTSGRPRPIGSEGLELGRPVDGADLENQQAVLALTRVPDHPGVAALLFEALSTAGLNVDLIVQATHVGASNDIAFTLSESQLEAAREVCRGLLQELGVEESALSTQAGLAKLSISGAGIMGRPGIAARLFDTLARYGINLRMIATSEVKVSCLVEGSQGARALRAAAEVFELQEHQLRQNPLPCDVSDPAVRGVALDRNQAQVVVRQVPDRPGTAAAVCRALADAGISLDTIVQSERTHGSGSQLSRDMSFTLRRDDLNRARGALQPVLAPWPEARFEEGLAIARVSAVGAGMPCTPGTAARMFRALAEAGVNIEMIATSEIRTSCVVAEADGVKALQAVHACFQLGDSTTTAQEAMA, encoded by the coding sequence ATGGCCCTGCTGGTTCAGAAATTCGGGGGAACCTCCGTCGGCAGCGTGGAGCGGATCCAGGCGGTGGCGCAGCGGATCGCCGCCAGCCGCGAACAGGGTCACGACCTGGTGATCGTGGTCTCGGCAATGGGCCACACCACCGATGAGCTCACCTCCCTGGCGCGGGCCCTCTGCTCAGACCCCCCCCAGCGGGAGATGGACATGCTTCTGGCCACGGGCGAGCAGGTGTCGATCGCCCTGCTGGCGATGGCCCTGCACAGCATCGGCGTGCCTGCCGTGTCGATGACGGGACCGCAGGTGGGCATCGTGACCGAATCGGCCCATGGCCGCGCCCGCATCCTCGAGGTGCGCACCGAGCGGCTGCGCAAACGGCTCGAGGATGGCCAGGTGGTGGTGGTGGCCGGCTTCCAGGGCACCAGCAGCGGCAGTGCCGGCACGCCCGAGATCACCACCCTGGGCCGGGGCGGCTCCGACACCTCGGCCGTGGCCCTGGCCGCGGCGCTGGGGGCTGACGCCTGCGAGATCTACACCGATGTGCCCGGGGTGCTCACCACCGACCCGCGCCAGGTGAGCGAGGCCCGCCTGATGGAGGAGGTGAGCTGCAACGAGATGCTGGAGCTGGCCAGCCTCGGCGCGGCGGTGCTGCATCCCCGCGCCGTCGAGATCGCCCGCAACTACGGCGTGCCCCTGGTGGTGCGCTCGAGCTGGAGCGACGCCCCCGGCACCCGGCTCACCAGCGGCAGGCCCAGGCCGATCGGCAGTGAGGGGCTTGAGCTGGGCCGTCCGGTGGATGGGGCGGATCTGGAGAACCAGCAGGCGGTGCTGGCCCTGACCCGGGTGCCTGACCATCCCGGGGTGGCCGCCCTGCTGTTCGAGGCCCTTTCCACGGCGGGGCTGAACGTGGATCTGATCGTGCAGGCCACCCATGTCGGCGCCAGCAACGACATCGCCTTCACACTCTCGGAGAGCCAGCTGGAGGCGGCCCGCGAGGTCTGCCGGGGCCTGCTCCAGGAGCTGGGGGTGGAGGAGAGCGCCCTGAGCACCCAGGCGGGGCTGGCCAAGCTGAGTATTTCCGGGGCCGGGATCATGGGGCGGCCGGGCATCGCCGCGCGCCTGTTCGACACCCTGGCCCGGTACGGCATCAACCTGCGCATGATCGCCACCAGTGAAGTGAAGGTGAGCTGCCTGGTGGAAGGCAGCCAGGGTGCGCGTGCCCTGCGTGCCGCCGCCGAGGTGTTCGAGCTGCAGGAGCACCAGCTGCGCCAGAACCCGCTCCCCTGTGACGTGAGCGATCCGGCGGTGCGCGGCGTGGCCCTCGACCGCAACCAGGCCCAGGTGGTGGTCCGCCAGGTTCCCGACCGGCCCGGCACGGCCGCGGCCGTCTGCCGGGCCCTGGCCGACGCCGGCATCAGTCTCGACACCATCGTCCAGTCGGAGCGCACCCACGGGTCCGGCTCGCAGCTCAGCCGCGACATGAGCTTCACCCTGCGTCGTGACGATCTCAACCGAGCCCGCGGCGCCCTGCAACCGGTGCTCGCCCCCTGGCCCGAGGCCCGCTTCGAAGAAGGCCTGGCCATCGCCCGGGTGAGCGCCGTGGGCGCGGGCATGCCCTGCACCCCCGGCACCGCCGCCCGCATGTTCCGGGCCCTGGCGGAGGCCGGAGTGAACATCGAGATGATCGCCACCAGCGAAATCCGCACCAGCTGTGTGGTGGCGGAAGCCGATGGGGTCAAAGCGCTCCAGGCGGTGCATGCCTGCTTCCAGCTGGGCGACAGCACCACCACGGCGCAGGAGGCCATGGCCTAG